Proteins from a genomic interval of Treponema succinifaciens DSM 2489:
- a CDS encoding type I restriction enzyme HsdR N-terminal domain-containing protein has product MSDIFDINEMTEEDIKLQYITPALLSKWDIKKITMETSPLNKFTDGKVRIKGNIPSRDKGKQCDYVLWHNKGTPLAIVEAKDNNHSSSYGMQQAISYGIMMNVPFVYTSNGSSFFEHDFTTGIEKEFPLSGFPTAEELYNRWKNVDTQKIVEVENRAQYSIDGNTKTYEVPLLYDEKLLDYTEKDAFDVILMNPPYGGSEKEDIKQNFPADRRNLVLPGGHSKRPQALQQDKADGAKAL; this is encoded by the coding sequence ATGAGTGATATTTTTGACATAAACGAAATGACGGAAGAGGACATAAAGCTTCAGTATATCACGCCGGCGCTGCTTTCAAAATGGGACATCAAAAAAATCACTATGGAAACTTCGCCTCTGAATAAATTTACAGACGGAAAAGTGCGCATAAAAGGAAACATTCCCAGCCGCGATAAAGGCAAGCAGTGCGATTATGTTCTTTGGCACAACAAGGGAACACCTCTGGCAATTGTCGAGGCAAAAGACAACAATCATTCATCCTCTTACGGAATGCAGCAGGCAATTTCCTACGGAATTATGATGAATGTTCCGTTCGTCTACACGTCAAACGGAAGCAGTTTTTTTGAGCACGATTTTACGACCGGAATTGAAAAAGAATTTCCGCTTTCCGGCTTTCCCACTGCAGAGGAATTATATAATAGATGGAAGAATGTGGATACGCAAAAAATTGTGGAAGTGGAAAACCGCGCGCAATATTCGATTGACGGAAACACAAAAACTTATGAAGTTCCGCTTTTGTACGATGAAAAGCTTCTGGACTACACGGAAAAAGACGCATTCGACGTAATCCTGATGAATCCACCTTACGGCGGAAGCGAAAAGGAAGACATCAAGCAGAACTTTCCAGCCGACCGGCGAAACCTGGTTTTACCGGGTGGACATTCCAAGCGACCGCAAGCACTTCAGCAAGACAAAGCCGATGGAGCTAAAGCACTTTGA
- a CDS encoding HD-GYP domain-containing protein produces the protein MSHSLRTAIFAIIIGLQIKMPYEKLIELGVASILHEIGQIRLPPQLYMNNNPLSHSEKAQMQTHTVIGYNIVRTAGLPLTIQLGVLDHHERENGTGYPRHLLKNNISLYGKIIGVACSFEAITAPRNFREARTTYEGMIEMLKNSNHLYDETVIKALLYSISLFPIGAFVFLSNGRVGQVVDVSPTSPKNPIVQIVGSVNPDGTPKRIQTDDNAIKIVRTMNKEESADLRKALGDTL, from the coding sequence ATAAGCCACAGCCTTAGAACTGCGATTTTTGCAATCATAATCGGACTGCAAATAAAAATGCCTTATGAAAAACTTATAGAACTTGGAGTCGCAAGCATTCTGCATGAAATAGGACAGATAAGACTTCCGCCTCAGCTTTACATGAACAACAATCCGCTTAGCCATTCAGAAAAAGCGCAGATGCAAACTCATACTGTAATCGGGTATAATATTGTGAGAACCGCAGGGCTTCCGCTTACAATTCAGCTGGGAGTTTTAGACCACCACGAACGCGAAAACGGAACTGGCTATCCGCGGCATCTTTTAAAGAACAACATTTCGCTCTACGGAAAAATAATCGGCGTGGCTTGCTCATTTGAAGCAATCACCGCTCCAAGAAATTTCAGAGAGGCAAGAACAACTTACGAAGGCATGATTGAAATGCTAAAGAACAGCAATCATCTTTATGACGAAACTGTAATCAAAGCGCTGTTGTACAGCATTTCGCTTTTCCCAATCGGAGCATTTGTTTTTCTTTCAAATGGAAGAGTCGGACAAGTTGTTGATGTTTCTCCAACAAGCCCTAAAAATCCTATTGTTCAAATTGTGGGAAGCGTAAATCCAGACGGAACGCCAAAAAGAATTCAGACAGATGACAATGCGATAAAAATTGTGCGCACAATGAACAAAGAAGAGTCCGCAGATTTGCGGAAAGCCCTTGGCGACACTTTGTAA
- a CDS encoding aldo/keto reductase: MEYVALGKTNLLVSRTAFGAESLDCKEIENFGKDADEKACAIVHQAYAGGMNFFDTSHSKPVCEKRLGAALHGIRHNVILATKTSGQDLHEIRRDLDESLMSLESDTLDLFQLENPLIVPKKNGMDGIYNELLSLKEKGIVKHIGIATENYDIAKEAIESGLYEVVQFPFSMISPDSVKALVKLCQEKEVGCIASQPLNGGVVNDIPLAFGFLHQFENVVPVWGTHTQEELQQILFFNDHPPVIDKSFKEEVQKVQNFFN; encoded by the coding sequence ATGGAATACGTTGCTCTCGGAAAAACAAATCTTCTGGTTAGCCGCACTGCTTTTGGCGCGGAAAGCCTTGACTGCAAGGAAATCGAAAATTTCGGTAAAGATGCAGACGAAAAGGCTTGCGCTATTGTTCATCAGGCTTATGCTGGCGGAATGAATTTTTTTGACACATCGCATTCCAAGCCAGTCTGTGAAAAACGCCTGGGAGCTGCCTTGCATGGAATAAGGCACAATGTAATTCTTGCAACAAAAACTTCCGGCCAGGACTTGCATGAAATCCGCCGTGATTTGGATGAAAGCCTTATGTCGTTGGAAAGCGACACTCTTGATTTGTTTCAGCTTGAAAATCCGCTTATTGTTCCAAAGAAAAACGGCATGGACGGAATTTACAATGAGCTTTTGTCTTTAAAAGAAAAAGGAATTGTAAAGCACATTGGAATTGCAACGGAAAATTACGACATTGCAAAAGAAGCTATTGAAAGCGGTCTTTACGAAGTTGTTCAGTTTCCGTTCAGCATGATTTCTCCGGATTCAGTTAAAGCTCTTGTAAAATTGTGCCAGGAAAAAGAAGTTGGCTGCATTGCTTCACAGCCATTAAACGGCGGAGTTGTAAACGACATTCCTTTGGCTTTTGGCTTTTTGCATCAGTTTGAAAATGTTGTTCCTGTCTGGGGAACTCATACTCAGGAAGAGCTTCAGCAAATTCTTTTTTTTAACGACCATCCGCCAGTCATTGACAAGTCATTTAAAGAAGAAGTGCAAAAGGTTCAGAACTTTTTCAATTAA
- the rhuM gene encoding RhuM family protein: MTDLSKGEIKIYEHNGSNQVEVIMQDNSIWLSAEKIGELFDNKDRSTIQRHIKHIYEEDELSKDSTCAFFAQVQMEGTRTVTRNIPYYNLDVILAVGYRVSSKIATGFRKWATDILHQYVVNGYVVNEHLLKKEHEKLITLQTLTNSLAQSIKSKKLENLDDIKKAVNFLQDFSNGLVLLDDFDHGNLDKKGKTESPAQRISENEFLEVINTMKPAFESDVFAVPKDDGFTGAVNNIYQTFGGKELYPTLEEKAAMLLYSITKDHCFHDGNKRIAASCFLYFMQKNNMLYINGKKRIDDDTLFSITLFIAESKTEDMEMFRQIIISILNRSK; the protein is encoded by the coding sequence ATGACCGATTTGTCAAAGGGTGAAATAAAAATATACGAGCATAACGGCTCTAATCAAGTGGAAGTCATTATGCAGGACAATTCTATTTGGCTTAGTGCAGAAAAGATTGGAGAACTTTTTGACAACAAAGACCGGTCTACAATTCAACGCCATATAAAGCATATCTATGAGGAAGATGAACTCTCAAAAGATTCAACTTGTGCATTTTTTGCACAAGTCCAAATGGAAGGAACAAGGACTGTTACAAGAAATATTCCATATTATAATCTTGATGTTATTCTTGCAGTTGGTTACAGAGTATCATCTAAGATTGCGACGGGCTTCAGAAAATGGGCGACAGATATTCTTCATCAATATGTCGTAAATGGGTATGTTGTAAATGAGCATTTGTTAAAAAAAGAACACGAAAAACTGATAACTCTCCAGACTTTAACAAATTCCCTTGCACAAAGCATAAAGTCTAAAAAGCTAGAAAATCTTGATGATATAAAGAAAGCAGTGAACTTTTTACAGGATTTTTCAAACGGACTTGTTCTTTTGGATGATTTTGACCATGGAAACCTTGATAAGAAAGGAAAAACAGAATCTCCTGCACAAAGAATTTCTGAAAATGAATTTTTGGAAGTAATAAATACAATGAAACCAGCTTTTGAAAGCGATGTTTTTGCAGTTCCCAAAGATGACGGTTTCACAGGAGCCGTAAACAACATTTACCAGACTTTTGGCGGCAAGGAATTGTATCCCACTTTGGAAGAAAAAGCTGCCATGCTTTTATATTCAATTACAAAAGACCACTGTTTTCATGACGGAAACAAACGCATAGCCGCCAGTTGTTTTTTGTATTTTATGCAGAAAAATAATATGCTTTACATAAACGGCAAGAAACGCATAGATGACGACACTCTTTTTTCAATTACCCTTTTTATTGCCGAAAGTAAAACAGAAGACATGGAAATGTTCCGCCAGATAATCATCAGTATTTTGAACAGGAGCAAATAA
- a CDS encoding motility associated factor glycosyltransferase family protein: protein MNSIWNKNYSLFKERFPELSNSLEVKFSNEIEFETAKNGSLTAKRKNLLLHSKYNPEKEAGSLVNSFDSEKKDTAIFLGFGLGYGPVEFAKKIPEPTLIIIEEDTASFFSALSAIDWSPVFKHKKLIFIIRASLEQTAALISNCSYSKTHIFKTKSHTAHNQEYFDSVENIIFQNKQKEEVNTNTLEKFSRLWLSNSCKNLGYIEKLDGVNKFLNTANGIPFVIIAAGPSLEKILPHLNEIKERAIIVCVDTALHSCLEFNVEPDFIILADPQYYCSLHLEFLKSPESILVTEIAVYPSVFRFQCKEIVLFSSMFPIGKFFEKNIGEKGLLAAGGSVTTTAWDFARMCGASEIYLAGMDLGFPNKETHIRGSKFEEKIHYESIRTKTAETKNIQTLFSAAPFYAKDYNGNEILTDKKMQLFSWWFEKNCTSASAQGIKTFSLTPESLAINGIEKFSLEEFLLKPIAKDRKKIFFEKAQENKKKLSNSKGISFEQQKSQFGENLKILESFAKRGINLCNKALRSPLAIPEVFGKLNEIDQKISSSSAKDAAALVFPTQRQLDSLSEKIPNNSEAEKKLYSIRYSNLIYTELLKSINLYKKFFPNSN from the coding sequence CTTTTGCTTCATTCAAAATATAATCCAGAAAAAGAAGCTGGCAGTCTTGTAAATAGTTTTGACTCAGAAAAAAAAGACACTGCGATTTTTCTTGGGTTTGGCTTAGGCTACGGACCTGTAGAGTTTGCAAAAAAAATTCCAGAACCGACTTTGATTATCATTGAGGAAGATACTGCATCTTTTTTTTCCGCATTAAGCGCAATAGACTGGTCGCCAGTTTTTAAGCATAAAAAACTAATATTCATAATTAGAGCTTCACTTGAACAAACTGCCGCATTAATTTCAAACTGCTCATATTCTAAAACTCATATTTTTAAAACCAAATCTCATACAGCACACAATCAAGAATATTTTGATTCAGTTGAAAACATAATATTTCAGAACAAGCAAAAGGAAGAAGTCAACACAAACACTCTCGAAAAATTTTCAAGGCTTTGGCTAAGCAACAGCTGCAAAAATTTAGGCTACATTGAAAAACTGGACGGAGTAAATAAATTTTTAAACACAGCAAACGGAATTCCTTTTGTAATTATAGCGGCAGGTCCTAGCCTAGAAAAAATTCTTCCGCATTTAAACGAAATAAAAGAAAGAGCAATAATTGTTTGCGTAGACACGGCTCTTCATTCGTGCTTGGAATTTAATGTTGAGCCGGATTTTATAATTCTTGCCGACCCGCAGTATTACTGCTCTCTTCATCTTGAATTTTTAAAATCACCTGAATCTATTCTTGTTACAGAAATCGCAGTTTACCCTTCCGTGTTCAGGTTTCAGTGCAAAGAAATTGTCTTGTTTTCTTCGATGTTTCCAATCGGAAAATTTTTTGAAAAGAACATTGGAGAAAAAGGCTTGCTTGCGGCTGGAGGAAGCGTAACAACAACTGCATGGGACTTTGCAAGAATGTGTGGAGCTTCTGAAATTTATTTAGCAGGAATGGACTTAGGATTTCCAAACAAAGAAACTCACATTAGAGGCTCAAAGTTTGAAGAAAAAATTCATTACGAAAGTATTCGCACAAAAACAGCTGAAACAAAAAATATTCAAACTTTGTTTTCCGCCGCGCCATTTTACGCAAAAGACTACAACGGAAACGAAATTCTAACAGATAAAAAAATGCAGCTTTTTTCATGGTGGTTTGAAAAAAATTGCACAAGCGCATCTGCTCAAGGAATAAAAACTTTTTCACTTACACCAGAAAGCCTTGCAATAAATGGAATAGAAAAATTCAGCTTGGAAGAATTTCTTTTAAAGCCAATTGCAAAAGATAGAAAAAAAATATTTTTTGAAAAGGCCCAAGAGAATAAGAAAAAACTGTCAAACTCAAAAGGAATTTCTTTTGAGCAGCAAAAAAGTCAATTTGGTGAAAACTTAAAAATCCTTGAGTCCTTTGCAAAAAGAGGAATCAATCTTTGCAACAAAGCGCTCCGCTCTCCTCTTGCAATTCCAGAAGTTTTTGGCAAGCTAAATGAAATAGATCAAAAAATCTCATCGTCTTCCGCAAAAGATGCGGCAGCCCTTGTATTTCCAACGCAAAGACAGCTCGATTCACTTTCAGAAAAAATTCCAAATAATTCAGAAGCAGAAAAAAAACTTTACAGCATACGTTATTCAAATCTGATTTACACTGAACTCTTAAAATCCATAAACCTATATAAAAAATTTTTTCCTAATTCCAATTAA
- a CDS encoding IS1595 family transposase yields MTFFDFMIKFPTEKAVIKYFLKIRYNDVLICPHCGSKVRVQHRNDNLKLCNCHNCNNTFSPFKNTIFEKSSTDLRKWFYAIHLFLNSKKGISGLQLQREIGVTYKTAWRMLKQIRSAMGNTDMSKAFEAMVEIDETYIGGKPRKMNGETEPSKRGRGTKKTPVVGVKERSSSHVFAKVALPNEEGKKLTGKQLFNILDSVCKKDATVLTDDFRGYNFMNHKNTNKNNYYRISVNHLESIYSLGNGLHTNGIESFWALLKRGILGIYHHVSVDYLQEYVNEFCFRQNNGTSSFDVLLKQGIFAA; encoded by the coding sequence ATGACATTCTTTGATTTTATGATAAAGTTTCCGACTGAAAAAGCCGTTATAAAATACTTTCTCAAAATCAGATATAACGATGTTCTTATATGCCCTCACTGCGGTTCAAAAGTTCGTGTTCAGCACAGAAATGACAATCTAAAACTTTGTAACTGCCATAACTGCAATAATACATTCTCACCATTCAAAAACACAATCTTTGAAAAGTCATCAACAGACCTGCGTAAATGGTTCTATGCAATCCATTTATTTTTGAATTCTAAAAAAGGAATTTCCGGCTTGCAGTTACAGCGTGAAATCGGCGTAACATATAAAACAGCGTGGAGAATGCTCAAGCAGATACGCTCTGCAATGGGAAACACTGATATGTCAAAAGCATTTGAAGCAATGGTCGAAATTGACGAAACATATATCGGCGGTAAACCTAGAAAAATGAACGGCGAAACAGAGCCTTCAAAGCGTGGACGTGGAACTAAAAAAACTCCTGTTGTAGGTGTAAAAGAAAGAAGTTCAAGCCACGTATTCGCAAAGGTAGCACTTCCAAACGAAGAAGGCAAGAAACTTACAGGAAAGCAGCTTTTCAATATTCTTGACAGCGTATGCAAGAAAGACGCAACGGTTCTGACCGATGATTTTAGAGGCTACAATTTTATGAACCATAAAAACACAAATAAAAACAACTACTACAGAATCAGCGTAAATCATTTAGAAAGCATTTACAGCCTCGGCAACGGACTTCATACAAACGGAATTGAATCGTTCTGGGCACTGTTGAAGCGTGGAATTCTCGGAATTTATCATCACGTTTCTGTAGACTACTTGCAGGAATATGTAAACGAATTCTGTTTCCGGCAGAACAACGGAACAAGCTCATTTGATGTACTGTTAAAGCAGGGGATATTTGCGGCATAA
- a CDS encoding M23 family metallopeptidase, with protein sequence MKKIILTLTCAFFSFCGFSFDWPQKETNSDSFYSYFGQLRGGTINSSLIFKDPSEVKAADKGRITAIISDHSDDFGWFESALGNSVIISHEDGLSTVYANLDDSSISKEIEEKQFVESGEYLGTSGNTGWQEEQSCLEFKVFDSKNSSAVNPRILMPRAGRELPLAMGTITLKDKNGVSHNLLNERRLPAGKYYVYRTRQNVAVPYKIITAVNGATVENISYDVLKESAGKLCVKGNESYSVKEIYPDDTKQLAGIVQLNKGSCTLTITIVNILNSASTISYKLDIY encoded by the coding sequence ATGAAAAAAATAATTTTAACTTTAACCTGCGCATTTTTCAGTTTCTGCGGATTTTCCTTCGACTGGCCTCAAAAAGAAACTAATTCAGATTCATTCTATTCATATTTCGGACAGCTCCGCGGAGGCACAATAAATTCCTCGCTGATTTTTAAAGATCCTTCAGAAGTCAAGGCAGCAGACAAAGGAAGAATAACCGCCATAATTTCAGACCATAGCGATGATTTTGGCTGGTTTGAATCCGCTTTGGGAAACTCCGTAATTATTTCGCATGAAGACGGACTTTCAACAGTTTACGCAAATCTTGACGACAGTTCAATTTCAAAAGAAATAGAAGAAAAGCAATTTGTTGAATCTGGAGAATATCTTGGAACAAGCGGAAACACAGGCTGGCAGGAAGAACAAAGCTGCCTTGAATTTAAAGTCTTTGATTCAAAAAACAGTTCCGCTGTAAATCCAAGGATTCTTATGCCTCGCGCAGGAAGAGAACTTCCGCTTGCAATGGGAACAATAACTTTAAAAGACAAAAACGGAGTCTCGCACAATCTTTTGAACGAACGAAGATTGCCGGCAGGAAAATATTACGTCTACAGAACACGACAAAATGTTGCAGTTCCGTACAAAATAATCACAGCTGTAAACGGAGCGACTGTAGAAAATATTTCTTATGATGTTTTAAAAGAAAGTGCCGGAAAACTTTGCGTAAAAGGAAATGAGTCTTACAGCGTTAAAGAAATTTATCCAGACGACACAAAGCAATTGGCAGGAATTGTTCAGCTGAACAAAGGCTCTTGCACGCTGACAATTACAATTGTCAACATTCTGAATTCAGCCTCAACAATTTCCTACAAACTGGACATTTACTAG
- a CDS encoding glycine--tRNA ligase produces MAKEKDVHACTLDKIISLCKRRGFVYQASEIYGGMAGAWDYGPLGVEFKRNIQNEWWHYMTQLHDDVVGLDSAIFQHHTTWEASGHVGHFSDPMIDCTECKARFRADQLIEDYFDKTGETPSKPVDTMSHEEMKAFIDEKINCPTCGKHSWTDVREFNLMFKTHQGPVATEASLVYLRPETCQGIFTDFKNIVQSNRMKIPFGVAQVGKSFRNEIIFKNFIFRTCEFEQMEMEYFCKPGTEDETFARWRKDRWNFYLKYGIAEDHLNWHHHDKLAHYAKDAYDIQYKFPIGFEEIEGIHSRTDFDLSQHEQYSKKDMHYIDQDDGNKRYIPYVVETSAGLNRNFLMFLCEAYEEQNVAKEGEPEDFRTVLHLDPRLAPVTVAVLPLMKKDGLAEKAKEIQHILKEDFVTDYDQSGTIGKRYRRQDEIGTPFCVTVDHDTLDSSSADFNTVTVRFRDSMEQKRVSLDDLIPFIQKEIKSYVPVKR; encoded by the coding sequence ATGGCAAAAGAAAAAGATGTGCATGCTTGCACTTTGGACAAAATCATCAGTCTTTGCAAGAGAAGAGGATTTGTTTATCAGGCTTCTGAAATTTATGGCGGAATGGCTGGCGCATGGGATTACGGTCCTCTTGGCGTTGAATTCAAGCGCAACATTCAGAACGAATGGTGGCATTATATGACTCAGCTTCATGATGATGTTGTTGGCCTTGATTCTGCGATTTTTCAGCATCACACAACTTGGGAAGCTTCCGGCCATGTAGGACATTTTTCTGATCCGATGATTGACTGCACAGAATGCAAGGCAAGATTCCGCGCTGATCAGCTTATTGAAGATTATTTTGACAAGACTGGCGAAACTCCTTCAAAGCCGGTTGATACAATGAGCCACGAAGAAATGAAGGCTTTTATTGATGAAAAAATCAACTGCCCGACTTGCGGAAAACATTCTTGGACTGATGTGCGTGAATTTAACTTGATGTTCAAAACTCATCAGGGACCAGTTGCCACAGAAGCTTCTTTGGTTTATCTTCGCCCGGAAACTTGCCAGGGAATTTTTACAGACTTCAAGAATATCGTTCAGTCAAACAGAATGAAAATTCCGTTCGGAGTTGCCCAGGTTGGAAAGTCGTTCCGCAATGAAATTATCTTCAAGAATTTTATTTTCCGCACTTGCGAATTTGAGCAGATGGAAATGGAATATTTCTGCAAGCCGGGAACAGAAGATGAAACTTTTGCGCGCTGGAGAAAAGACCGCTGGAATTTCTATTTGAAATACGGAATTGCAGAAGACCATCTTAACTGGCATCATCACGATAAGCTGGCTCACTACGCAAAGGACGCTTACGACATTCAGTACAAGTTCCCGATTGGCTTTGAGGAAATTGAAGGAATTCACAGCCGCACAGACTTTGACCTTTCGCAGCATGAGCAGTATTCAAAGAAAGATATGCACTATATCGATCAGGACGACGGAAACAAACGCTACATTCCTTACGTTGTTGAAACTTCCGCCGGACTTAACAGAAACTTCCTTATGTTCCTTTGCGAGGCTTACGAAGAGCAGAATGTTGCAAAAGAAGGCGAACCTGAAGACTTTAGAACAGTTCTTCATCTTGATCCTCGTCTTGCGCCTGTTACAGTTGCGGTTCTTCCTTTGATGAAAAAAGACGGACTTGCAGAAAAGGCAAAAGAAATTCAGCATATTCTAAAAGAAGATTTTGTTACTGATTACGATCAGAGCGGAACAATCGGAAAACGCTATAGACGCCAGGATGAAATTGGAACTCCATTCTGTGTTACAGTAGACCATGACACGCTTGATTCTTCCAGCGCGGATTTCAATACTGTTACAGTTCGCTTCCGTGATTCAATGGAGCAGAAAAGAGTTTCTCTTGATGATTTGATTCCTTTTATTCAGAAGGAAATAAAATCTTACGTTCCTGTAAAACGCTAA